From the genome of Eriocheir sinensis breed Jianghai 21 chromosome 47, ASM2467909v1, whole genome shotgun sequence, one region includes:
- the LOC126981265 gene encoding uncharacterized protein LOC126981265, producing MEEVFAVMNLQQQQQQQQQPHAAAATLHADDVDDQIMGQAALEVEAMDNTSQAEAVDNTSHPRNGADVGGGEVGDVPETPKSTGEHITGESLGNNNRGALGGVGKMGRRVLREGCDTSITSVSSEERPTGQRNAYPRQQQQTRFGDGVS from the exons atggaggaagtcttcgccgtcatgaacttacaacaacaacaacaacaacaacaacagccccacgctgccgctgcaactcttcatgctgacgatgttgacgatcagataatgggtcaagccgcattagaagttgaagccatggataacacatcccaagctgaagccgtggataacacatcacatcccagaaacggag cggatgttggtggtggtgaggtgggggatgttccagaaactcccaagtctaccggtgaacatatcacgggcgagtcattgggcaacaacaaccgcggcgcgttgggaggtgtcggtaaaatggggcggcgtgtgctgagggaaggatgtgatacctccattaccagtgtctcatctgaagaacgacccaccggacagcgtaacgcata tccacggcaacaacaacagacacgcttcggtgatggtgtgtcttga